Proteins encoded together in one Columba livia isolate bColLiv1 breed racing homer chromosome 3, bColLiv1.pat.W.v2, whole genome shotgun sequence window:
- the BCL2L11 gene encoding bcl-2-like protein 11 isoform X2 — MGPGGGAGGAGPGPAAAAAAAAAVAPLRRPPADAAPLPPQAAPMAKQPPEVKAQRPGERLPAAEGPGPAAQLRPGAPAALPGSAAAPGPPPRGPPASPGPFATRSPLFIFVRRSPLLSRSSSGYFSFDAAERSPGPLSCDKATQTPSPPCQALSHCLSAMASRWPSPSLAEDLQPEIWIAQELRRIGDEFNASYCPRRGFWDAPAGHPQVMVLRLLRYIVRLMWRMQ; from the exons atggggccgggcgggggggcgggaggggccgggccggggccggcggcggcagcagcagcagcagcagcagtggctcCGCTCCGCCGCCCCCCGGCTGAcgccgccccgctccccccgcagGCAGCCCCCATGGCCAAGCAGCCCCCCGAGGTGAAGGCTCAGCGGCCCGGCGAGCGGCTGCCGGCGGCGGAggggccgggcccggccgcgCAGCTGCGCCCCGGAGCTCCCGCCGCCCTGCCCGGCTCCGCCGCCGCGCCGGGGCCTCCGCCGCGGGGtccccccgccagccccggcccGTTCGCCACCCGCTCGCCGCTCTTCATCTTCGTGCGGAGGTCGCCGCTGCTGTCGCGCTCCTCCAGCGGGTACTTCTCCTTCGACGCCGCCGAGCGCAGCCCCGGGCCCCTGAGCTGCGACAAAGCCACGCAGACCCCCAGCCCGCCCTGCCAGGCCCTCAGCCACTGCCTCAGCGCCATGG CCTCGCGGTGGCCGTCCCCCTCGCTCGCAGAAGATCTGCAGCCCGAGATCTGGATCGCACAGGAGCTGCGGCGCATCGGTGACGAGTTCAATGCCTCCTATTGTCCCAGACGG GGTTTCTGGGATGCACCGGCCGGACACCCCCAGGTCATGGTCCTGCGCCTCCTGCGCTACATCGTGCGGCTGATGTGGAGGATGCAGTGA
- the BCL2L11 gene encoding bcl-2-like protein 11 isoform X1, with the protein MAKQPPEVKAQRPGERLPAAEGPGPAAQLRPGAPAALPGSAAAPGPPPRGPPASPGPFATRSPLFIFVRRSPLLSRSSSGYFSFDAAERSPGPLSCDKATQTPSPPCQALSHCLSAMASRWPSPSLAEDLQPEIWIAQELRRIGDEFNASYCPRRGFWDAPAGHPQVMVLRLLRYIVRLMWRMQ; encoded by the exons ATGGCCAAGCAGCCCCCCGAGGTGAAGGCTCAGCGGCCCGGCGAGCGGCTGCCGGCGGCGGAggggccgggcccggccgcgCAGCTGCGCCCCGGAGCTCCCGCCGCCCTGCCCGGCTCCGCCGCCGCGCCGGGGCCTCCGCCGCGGGGtccccccgccagccccggcccGTTCGCCACCCGCTCGCCGCTCTTCATCTTCGTGCGGAGGTCGCCGCTGCTGTCGCGCTCCTCCAGCGGGTACTTCTCCTTCGACGCCGCCGAGCGCAGCCCCGGGCCCCTGAGCTGCGACAAAGCCACGCAGACCCCCAGCCCGCCCTGCCAGGCCCTCAGCCACTGCCTCAGCGCCATGG CCTCGCGGTGGCCGTCCCCCTCGCTCGCAGAAGATCTGCAGCCCGAGATCTGGATCGCACAGGAGCTGCGGCGCATCGGTGACGAGTTCAATGCCTCCTATTGTCCCAGACGG GGTTTCTGGGATGCACCGGCCGGACACCCCCAGGTCATGGTCCTGCGCCTCCTGCGCTACATCGTGCGGCTGATGTGGAGGATGCAGTGA